A window of the Acidovorax sp. YS12 genome harbors these coding sequences:
- a CDS encoding tail fiber protein, producing MARHAPWGARLRAAGALAVGLLAGAAACAQAPAPCLLGDVRLFAGNFEPVGWKFANGQFLRIDDHSVLFSLLFTTWGGDGMTFFGLPNLSSRIPMGTGQGLGPYGDIADGMTWGQERTTLMYANLPQHSHPVMVAGATATTAVPAAGMALAAVPEAGAFAVAAPNATLAFASVGVAGSSQSFETLPPAMGLNYIICVDGVYPSRY from the coding sequence GCACGGCACGCACCATGGGGGGCACGCCTGCGGGCCGCCGGCGCCTTGGCCGTGGGCCTGCTGGCGGGCGCGGCTGCCTGCGCCCAGGCGCCGGCTCCCTGCCTGCTGGGCGACGTGCGGCTGTTCGCGGGCAATTTCGAGCCCGTGGGCTGGAAGTTCGCCAACGGCCAGTTTCTGCGGATCGACGATCACAGTGTGTTGTTCTCGCTGCTGTTCACCACCTGGGGGGGCGATGGCATGACGTTCTTCGGCCTGCCCAACCTGAGCAGCCGGATTCCGATGGGGACGGGCCAGGGGCTGGGCCCGTACGGCGACATCGCCGATGGGATGACCTGGGGCCAGGAGCGGACCACGCTGATGTATGCCAACCTGCCGCAGCACAGCCATCCGGTGATGGTGGCCGGCGCCACGGCCACCACGGCGGTGCCTGCGGCCGGCATGGCGCTGGCGGCGGTGCCGGAGGCGGGGGCGTTCGCGGTGGCGGCGCCCAACGCCACGCTGGCGTTCGCGTCGGTGGGGGTCGCAGGCTCCAGCCAGTCCTTCGAGACCCTGCCGCCTGCCATGGGACTGAACTACATCATCTGCGTGGACGGTGTGTACCCGTCCCGGTATTAG
- a CDS encoding putative Ig domain-containing protein, producing MKSMHSRAGQGANRSNSRSYCEDSQSRHAGEGAISVPGMEHDMHSPLCVRRAGALVLALAGGLWAPQAAAQAGAIAGQAIAGPSSGGGVVLHGGAVFAQASTPVLTGGSLPGGVAGSAYRQSLSATGGTPPYAYLLSGGSLPPGVVLTAAGVLSGTPTAAGTYRFTVQVTDAAAQVIVVTYQWVVAPASSPAVPLAVPLGGPVAGALLGLLLVWGGAARRRKEDA from the coding sequence ATGAAATCAATGCATTCGCGCGCAGGGCAAGGCGCAAACCGCAGCAATAGCCGCAGCTATTGCGAGGATTCGCAAAGCCGCCATGCGGGCGAAGGCGCGATTTCAGTACCAGGCATGGAACACGACATGCATTCGCCGCTTTGCGTGCGCCGCGCTGGTGCCCTGGTGCTCGCTTTGGCCGGTGGCCTGTGGGCGCCGCAGGCGGCGGCCCAGGCCGGTGCCATCGCGGGCCAGGCCATCGCGGGCCCGTCGTCGGGCGGCGGCGTGGTGCTGCACGGCGGCGCCGTCTTTGCGCAGGCCAGCACGCCGGTGCTCACGGGCGGCAGCCTGCCCGGCGGCGTGGCGGGCAGCGCCTACCGCCAGAGCCTGTCGGCCACGGGCGGCACGCCGCCCTATGCCTACCTGCTGTCCGGCGGCAGCCTGCCGCCGGGCGTGGTGCTGACGGCGGCCGGCGTGCTGTCGGGCACGCCCACGGCGGCGGGCACGTACCGCTTCACGGTGCAGGTCACCGACGCAGCGGCGCAGGTGATCGTGGTCACCTACCAGTGGGTGGTGGCACCGGCCAGCAGCCCGGCGGTGCCGCTGGCGGTGCCCCTGGGCGGGCCGGTGGCCGGCGCGCTGCTGGGGCTGCTGCTGGTCTGGGGTGGTGCCGCGCGGCGGCGCAAGGAGGATGCATGA
- a CDS encoding cadherin-like beta sandwich domain-containing protein — protein MARRRAAAAWPWRWRRGSTPSLCRPRRRTGWRSSATPCAWCARQRRKAPGWRGWRCPAARRGRPCIRTSRPTARAASGADSITLTPTAEDATATVRINGGAPVLPGDASAPLALAPGHNAFTLQITSSDGQLNRSYTLDVLRGQGNAALAGLSLSDGSLTPAFDPGATAYSATVPYVVTTLRVGVGVALADPDASVRVAGRALRSGHAAAVALAPGANSVPVQVTSSDGTVQRSYMLTITRAAPVQALGDHPAQFAAAQNLQLAGGTVRALAAQDMDGDGRPDLLALEAPRPELALLTAQDGGGFGPVQWLPLGVVIPAALAPGGYLGQGWTDVLAPIGGEARLALNLGAGHMLAHPAIVDGYYEPLVAHDMDGDGRDDVAARSGSNAVLLHSLGDGRFAPPQVAGSLPGLRFVAAGDFDGDGHADLALISDQGAVRVLPGLPQGGFGTPWDGSLGVAGISGMVAPPRVADLDGDGRDDLAVAVSANGLSTLAVLRGQPGGRRRGQLHARPGAVRRQRCLHRHACHGLPVHGLDGRLRGPGRRLHPGQCPGGAGVGGVVRTPCLRRHGHGQPGGGRHGELHAQRGGARRQRHLYRDGQRGLPVHGLERRLRGPGRRLHPGPCPGRAGFGGAVRAPCLRRHGHGQPGGGRHGELRTQPGGAWRQRHLYRHGQRGLPVRGLDGRLCGPGRPLHPGRPDGRKGFGRPVRAADNAGPARRAAGAKAPGAGAAGGRWLAGGGRWHADRRQRGCRAACGRDAAAWRGAPASGAGQPGHGGADLSAGPAAGRGLLQVRQDGGRPAAALVPLPRCGHQRQHRDADLAGWRGGR, from the coding sequence ATGGCACGCCGTCGGGCAGCGGCGGCGTGGCCGTGGCGCTGGCGCCGGGGCTCAACACCATCGCTGTGCAGGCCACGGCGCAGGACGGGGTGGCGCAGTTCGGCTACACCCTGTGCGTGGTGCGCGCGCCAGCGACGCAAAGCGCCAGGCTGGCGGGGCTGGCGCTGTCCAGCGGCACGCCGTGGCCGCCCGTGCATCCGGACATCGCGGCCTACAGCGCGCGCGGCCAGCGGGGCGGACAGCATCACGCTGACGCCCACGGCTGAGGACGCCACGGCCACCGTGCGCATCAACGGCGGCGCGCCCGTGCTGCCGGGCGACGCATCGGCCCCGCTGGCGCTGGCGCCGGGGCACAACGCCTTCACTCTCCAGATCACCAGCAGCGACGGGCAACTGAACCGCAGCTACACGCTCGACGTGCTGCGCGGCCAGGGCAACGCGGCGCTGGCCGGGCTGTCGCTGTCCGATGGCAGCTTGACCCCCGCGTTCGACCCAGGCGCAACGGCCTACAGCGCCACCGTGCCCTACGTGGTGACGACGCTGCGCGTGGGCGTGGGCGTGGCGCTGGCCGACCCCGACGCCAGCGTGCGCGTCGCCGGCCGGGCGCTGCGCAGCGGCCACGCCGCCGCCGTGGCGCTGGCGCCGGGTGCCAACAGCGTGCCGGTGCAGGTCACGTCCAGCGACGGCACGGTGCAGCGCAGCTACATGCTGACCATCACCCGCGCGGCGCCCGTGCAAGCGCTGGGCGACCACCCGGCGCAGTTCGCCGCGGCGCAAAACCTGCAACTGGCCGGAGGCACCGTGCGCGCCCTGGCCGCGCAGGACATGGACGGCGACGGCCGCCCCGATCTGCTGGCACTGGAGGCCCCGCGCCCCGAGCTGGCCCTGCTGACCGCGCAGGACGGCGGTGGCTTCGGCCCCGTGCAATGGCTGCCGCTGGGCGTGGTCATCCCCGCGGCCCTGGCACCCGGCGGCTACCTGGGCCAGGGCTGGACGGACGTGCTGGCGCCCATTGGCGGCGAGGCGCGGCTGGCGCTGAACCTGGGCGCCGGGCACATGCTGGCACACCCGGCCATCGTCGATGGCTACTACGAACCCCTGGTGGCGCACGACATGGACGGCGATGGCCGCGACGATGTGGCAGCACGCAGCGGCAGCAACGCCGTGCTGCTGCACAGCCTGGGCGACGGCCGCTTTGCCCCGCCGCAGGTGGCGGGCAGCCTGCCCGGCCTGCGCTTCGTGGCGGCGGGCGACTTCGACGGCGACGGCCATGCCGACCTGGCGCTCATCAGCGACCAGGGCGCCGTGCGCGTGCTGCCCGGCTTGCCGCAGGGCGGCTTCGGCACCCCGTGGGATGGCAGCCTGGGCGTGGCGGGCATCAGCGGCATGGTGGCCCCGCCGCGCGTGGCCGACCTGGACGGCGACGGGCGCGACGACCTCGCCGTGGCCGTCTCCGCCAACGGCCTGAGCACGCTGGCCGTGCTGCGCGGCCAGCCCGGCGGCAGGCGGCGCGGCCAGTTGCACGCCCGACCCGGTGCCGTTCGGCGGCAGCGCTGCCTGCACCGCCACGCCTGCCATGGGCTACCAGTTCACGGGCTGGACGGGCGCTTGCGCGGGCCAGGGCGCCGCTTGCACCCAGGGCAATGTCCGGGCGGCGCAGGCGTCGGTGGCGTTGTTCGTACCCCATGCCTGCGCCGTCACGGCCACGGCCAGCCCGGTGGCGGGCGGCACGGCGAGTTGCACGCCCAGCGCGGTGGCGCACGGCGGCAGCGCCACCTGTACCGCGACGGCCAGCGCGGGCTACCAGTTCACGGGCTGGAGCGGCGCTTGCGCGGGCCAGGGCGCCGCTTGCACCCTGGGCCATGTCCAGGCCGCGCAGGCTTCGGTGGCGCTGTTCGCGCTCCATGCCTACGCCGTCACGGCCACGGCCAGCCCGGTGGCGGGCGGCATGGCGAGTTGCGCACCCAGCCCGGTGGCGCATGGCGGCAGCGCCACCTGTACCGCCACGGCCAGCGCGGGCTACCAGTTCGCGGGCTGGACGGGCGCCTGTGCGGGCCAGGGCGCCCATTGCATCCTGGGCGGCCTGACGGAAGAAAAGGCTTCGGCCGCCCTGTTCGCGCAGCAGACAACGCTGGCCCTGCCCGAAGGGCCGCAGGCGCAAAAGCCCCTGGGGCTGGCGCTGCAGGCGGGCGCTGGCTGGCAGGTGGCGGTCGCTGGCATGCAGACCGCCGCCAGCGTGGGTGCCGCGCTGCCTGCGGGCGTGACGCTGCCGCATGGCGTGGTGCGCCTGCGTCTGGAGCAGGGCAGCCAGGCCACGGTGGTGCTGACCTATCCGCAGGCCCTGCCGCAGGGCGCGGTCTATTACAAGTACGGCAAGACGGCGGACGGCCCGCAGCCGCACTGGTACCCCTTCCCCGGTGCGGCCATCAGCGGCAGCACCGTGACGCTGACCTTGCAGGATGGCGGGGCGGGCGATGA
- a CDS encoding diguanylate cyclase: protein MADRNSSDIARETLRQLALRRLAPTPDNYQAVYAEIEGGPTHAPFPEAPLRAILRVLPGQTPAQIRLLEQLGAAINRKDWQALQSVMVGYANLGLHAAGPALKEPAPEPLAVLPEDLAEQLARLMDNILNSLSEDDARVHDMAVQLVEMLREGAAPSSTLVLLLNNFTYRLSFATEEQGAIRLGLLALLRLVFENISALSPNDDWLRGQAEALMAAATPPLTLRRLDDVQRRLKDVIYKQTEARARSAEAEEQMKELLATFIERLAKISSSSDRYHGTMERCAELIGRAARLEDITPVLQEVMSATRAMALDSRVAHDELQALRQRTEEKHAEIAKLQDELDRASALARHDPLTGTLNRKGLDEVMEREIARSRRNGAPLCVALLDVDNFKSINDRLGHDTGDAALVHLADVARSALRPQDMLARYGGEEFVVVLPETGQAQGIEAMTRLQRELTTRFFLQNNEKILITFSAGVAQLGAEEGSTEALRRADQGMYLAKRAGKNRVVAA from the coding sequence ATGGCAGACCGAAATTCATCCGACATCGCGCGCGAAACACTCCGGCAACTGGCCCTGCGCAGGCTGGCCCCCACACCCGACAACTACCAGGCCGTCTACGCGGAAATCGAAGGCGGGCCAACGCACGCGCCCTTCCCCGAGGCACCGCTGCGCGCCATCCTGCGCGTGCTGCCGGGCCAGACGCCGGCGCAGATCCGCCTGCTCGAGCAACTGGGCGCGGCCATCAACCGCAAGGACTGGCAGGCCCTGCAAAGCGTCATGGTGGGCTATGCCAACCTGGGGCTGCACGCCGCCGGCCCGGCCCTGAAGGAGCCCGCCCCCGAACCGCTCGCCGTGCTGCCCGAAGACCTGGCCGAGCAGCTCGCGCGCCTGATGGACAACATCCTCAATTCACTTAGCGAAGACGACGCCCGCGTGCACGACATGGCGGTGCAACTGGTCGAGATGCTGCGCGAAGGCGCGGCGCCATCGTCCACGCTGGTGCTGCTGCTGAACAACTTCACCTACCGCCTGTCGTTCGCCACCGAGGAGCAAGGCGCCATACGCCTGGGCCTGCTGGCGCTGCTGCGCCTGGTGTTCGAGAACATCTCCGCCCTCAGTCCCAACGACGACTGGCTGCGCGGCCAGGCCGAGGCGCTGATGGCCGCCGCCACCCCGCCGCTGACGCTGCGCCGCCTCGACGACGTGCAGCGCCGCCTCAAGGACGTCATCTACAAGCAGACCGAGGCGCGCGCCCGCAGCGCCGAGGCCGAGGAGCAGATGAAGGAGCTGCTGGCCACCTTCATCGAGCGCCTGGCCAAGATCAGTTCCTCCAGCGACCGCTACCACGGCACCATGGAGCGCTGCGCCGAGCTGATCGGCCGCGCCGCGCGCCTGGAAGACATCACGCCCGTGCTGCAGGAAGTCATGAGCGCCACGCGCGCCATGGCGCTGGACAGCCGCGTGGCCCACGACGAGCTGCAGGCGCTGCGCCAGCGCACCGAGGAAAAGCACGCCGAAATCGCCAAGCTGCAGGACGAACTCGACCGCGCCAGCGCCCTGGCACGCCACGACCCGCTGACCGGCACCCTCAACCGCAAGGGCCTGGACGAGGTCATGGAACGCGAGATCGCACGCTCGCGGCGCAACGGCGCCCCCCTGTGCGTGGCCCTGCTGGACGTGGACAACTTCAAGTCCATCAACGACCGCCTGGGCCACGACACGGGCGACGCCGCCCTCGTGCACCTGGCCGACGTCGCGCGCTCGGCCCTGCGGCCGCAGGACATGCTGGCGCGCTACGGCGGCGAGGAATTCGTGGTCGTGCTGCCCGAAACCGGCCAGGCCCAGGGGATCGAGGCCATGACGCGGCTGCAGCGCGAACTGACGACCCGGTTCTTCCTGCAGAACAACGAGAAGATCCTCATCACCTTCAGCGCTGGCGTCGCCCAGCTCGGCGCCGAGGAGGGCAGCACCGAAGCGCTGCGCCGCGCCGACCAGGGCATGTACCTGGCCAAGCGCGCCGGCAAGAACCGCGTCGTCGCCGCATGA